TGATGGCTGTGGCTTCTACTATCTGAAAACCTTTTTCCCCGGCCAGCTTGCGTGCCAGTGTATCTTTAAAGGCAGCATCAGGGCGCTCAGATTCCAATGCCCTGAAGGCAGCGATCCAAAGCGCTGTGTCTGACACGTTATTAATGAGCGGATCTTGTTCCATACAAACAACAGGTTTACTTTATAAAACGGTTGTACTTTGCTGTAACTATTGCCTGTATAAATTTAATCAATTTCCGGGAGAGTGGGGGCGGGGGGAACCAAATGGATTGCTATTTGAGATAATACCTTTAGCTTGTGCGTGTTTTACAGAACAGGAAGAAATTGTGATGGAATATCCTTATGGCATAGAAGGAAAAAGTTATGTCTTTAGAACTGCTGTTACATATTGGAAAGATCAAAAGGCTATATTATAATCATATTGATGACTCACAGTAAGGCACTACCAGTTTGTGGTATTTTGCGAATCACCGTTCAACAATAAACCAATCTTTGTACCTTCATAAACCTCCTACCTTATTTAATCTGCCTGTATGCTACCACTTTGAAGACCAACTCATTCTTAACTTCAAAAACGAAACTCATGAGTGAATCAACAACCATGCAGCCAACAACGAATCCTAACAAGGCTTTATGGGAGAAAGGCGATTTTACCCAAATTGCCGATACTATGCGCGAAAGTGGCACCGCTCTTATCGCCAAACTGGACGTAAAGCCCGGGATGGATGTACTGGACCTTGGCTGTGGGGATGGAACTACTGCGCTTCCTGCTGCCCGGCTGGGCGCCAAAGTATTAGGCGTGGATATTGCCCGCAACCTGGTGGCCGCTGCCAACAAACGCATTGAGGAAGCAGGGCTTACCAACATTACTGTTCAGGAAGGCGATGCCTCCAACCTGGAAGGAATACCTGATGAAAGTTTTGATCAGGTACAAACCTTTTTCGGTGCCATGTTTGCGCCCAAACCTAATGATGTGGCAAAAGAAATGGTTAGAGTAGTGCGTAATGGCGGAAGGGTTGTAATGGGCAACTGGATCCCTAACGATCCTACATTGGTTGCACAAATATTGAAGATCTGTTCTGCTTATACGCCACCACCACCGGAGGGTTTTGTAAGCCCGATGTTATGGGGCCTGGAAGACCAGGTGAAAGAGCGTTTTGTTCAGGCTGGCATTGCACCTGAAAATATTTCTTTTGAAAGGGATACGTTTATTTTCTACGCTTTGTATTCTCCCACCACGTTTCTCGAAAAATTCAGAATGTATTATGGACCTACCATGAATGCTTTTGATGCTGCTGAAAAGAATGGCAAGGCCAATGAGCTGCAACGCGAGCTGTCAGCATTATTCAATAGCCAGAACAGAAGCGGCAATGCAAACACTACTTCTATACCAGCTACGTTTTTGCTGGTGAAGGCAGTGAAATAATGTTTTCTATATAAATAAAAGAAGCCCGCTCTTTTTTTAGCGGGCTTCTTTTATTTATTGACTCTGTTGGTTCTTCAAATAATCATAAAACGACTGCTGCGGGCAATACTGTTTTACTTCCTCTTCCCATGGCATTGGCTCCAGGTTGGGAGAAAGCCATTGCGTTTTTGTGGCGGGCGTAAATTGAATAGCAATAAAATCCAGCACCTGCTTTTTTATAGCTTCATCATATACCGGGAACACCACTTCAACGCGGCTTCTCAGGTTACGTTTCATCCAGTCGGCAGAACCCAGGTAAATATCCTGCTGCCCCTTGTTATGAAAAATAAACACCCGGCTGTGCTCCAGGTATCTGCCTACAACCCTTATCAATTCAATATTTTCACTTAGGCCGGGCACGCCTGGTTTAATACGGCAAATACTGCGCACGCACAATTTAATGGGAACCCCTGCACGCGATGCCTCGTACAACTTATTAATTACTTCTTCCTCTTCGAGGTTATTTACTTTAATGATAATGCCGGAAGGCTGTCCCTGTTTGGCGGCTGCAATTTCATTGTCGATCAGCTGCACAAATTTCTCCAGGCTTCCAAACTGGCTTACCAGCAAATGTTTGAATGGCGCCGGCTGCTGCCGCTTGTATAAATATTGAAACATCGATTCCAGCTCGTTACACAGGTTGGGGTTGGAAGTGAACAAACCCATATCGGAATAAATAGCGGCCGTTTTTTCATTGAAGTTACCGGTGCCAAAGAAGGCGTACTTTTTTTCTTTTCCGTTTTCCCGGCGTTTTATTAAAGCGGCTTTTGCATGCACTTTAATTCCCGGAATACTATAGGTAATTTCAACACCGGCCTTTGCCATCTCGTTGGCCCAATGCAGGTTATTGGCTTCATCGAACCGGGCCTTTAATTCAACAAACGCCTTTACCTTTTTGCCGTTTTTGGCGGCGCTTATGAGGGCGTTTACAATATGCGAATCCTGCGCTACCCGGTAAAAGGTGGCCATAATTTCCGTTACATCCTGGTCCAGCACTGCAAGATTGAAGAACACCAGTACATAATCGTAAGATTGATATGGAAAATGGATCAGGTAATCCTGGCTGGCAATAGCATTGAAATAATTGCCGTATAGTGATAACGATGGGTGTTTTAATGGCGTCCAGTTTGCTTGTTGTAAACTGCCTCCATTAGGGTTAGGGAACCGGAAGAAATCACTGCTGCTTAAATAATGGCCCACCGGCAACATTTCACCTTCTTCCAGCTGAAACTGCTGGTGGCAGAATTTAATTAAAGTTTCCGGCATGGAAGCATCGTATTGAAAGCGGGAAGGCGCGCCGGTTTTACGCAGATCAAGGCCTCGTTGTAACACTTCTACAAAATCGGCTTCATCTTCGGTATCATCGTCAACATGCAGATCGGCATTCCGGTTTATTTTAATGGAATAGATGCCTTTGAACTCAAAGTTCTTGAACAGCGATTGTACACCTATCCTGATAATATCATCGAGGTACACGATATAGTGCTTATCATCCACTTTACTTAAGGTGAAAAACCTGGGCAGGCTGTTCGCCGGAATGTTCAGCACAATTTTCAAATCGTTCAGCCTTCTGCCTGCATTTACATGTACCAGGAAGTAAAGCATTCTGTCTTCCAGGAATACATTGGTATGTGACGTGATAGTTACCGGTTGCAGGTACGATAATACTTTCGACATAAAGATATGTATCATCTCTTCGTAGTGCTCCTGCAGGTAAGTGGAGTCGCCGTAATAGAGATTAATATTATGACTACGTAACTGGGGCAACACTACCTGTTCCAGTATCTTCCTGGAGGCGAGGCTTTGGTTGTATACTTCCTGGCGTGCATCGTACAACGCCTTTAAATGCATTTCCCGTTCTTCGGGCGATGATTGCTCTGCCTCATTTTCCAAAGCTGCCAGCCGGACGCGGGCAAATTCATCGAGGTTGCTGCTATGGATGGCCAGGAATTTTATTTTATCGTATATTTTGAGATCATCCAGTAAGGTTTCATCCAGCACCCGTTTGTTAAAAGAGAGCCAGCTGAGGTCACGGTCATTAAATATATTCATCTCCATAAAAGATTATTAAGGTCTACGATACTGCTGCCATTAACAATGACACATTGAAAATGATATAGCCCAGCAGTAAAACATAAAACGAAAGCCGGTCGAACCGGTGAGAAAGCATTTTTTTGTCCTTCCGGTCGAATAAATGCAATGAAATGGTTGATTCAATCAACGTTAAAAGGATAGTTATAGTGCCAATGATGCTGATAATATCTGCTAATGACATTACGCCGGTATTGGGCAGCATAGACGAGTTGATATAGGAATTGGCCACTGCCGCAAACAAGGCGCCCACCCCCAGGCCAAACCGCGGATCTGTATCTGTTGGTTTTATAAAGAAGGCCAGAATGGCTACTGCCACCGCAACATATAAAGGCAGGAACATTTTCAGGAAAAAGCCCCAGCCATCCCGCCTGATCCAGATACCCAGTCGGTATTGGGAGAAGGTGGCCTTGGTTCCCTCCAGCCGTGGATCGCCCCGGGAGGTTTTATAAGAGTGGGGTTTTTCTACGGTGCCCTGCCGGTAAATACTATATCCCGGGATCTTAACTCTTGAACTGACGGAGGAATTGGCGCTATCTGCGGTAAAAATCAGTTTTTGTCGCACATAGGAGGGTTCTTCTATACAAATCGTCAGCAGGTGGTCGTCGCAGGGGAAACGCATTTCGTCAAATACCGAGGTAATCTTTGCTACGGTTCTATATAATACGTAGTGCGTAGTTCCCCTGATATATTCGTCTTTTTTTTCTTTTGAGATGATGGAGCCATCGATCACCTGGAAATTATCGGGCAATTGTAAGGCGGTATCGCTCCAGTTGAACCAGATGTAAAAATCAACCGTCCAGCTTAATTCCCGCATGGAAAGCTCTTCAATTCTATCTACATAAATCCCGGTGGTTACATGAATGGGCCGAACCCCTTGCAGGGAGCTGGTGTCTGCAGGCGTTAAACCCGGCTCTGTTTGCAACGGGTCCATCCGCTCGCGGTAATGAAGCTGGCTGTCCTGCTGGTTTTTATACATCATGGCAACGAGGGTAGTACCTACAATCATTAAAATAACTGTAAAGATGACAAGCAGGAGTACCACCGTCCACCATTGTATGCGTTTGGGAGCCTTATTTTGAGGTATGCTTTGAGCCAGTTGCGTCATTATACAGGTTTGAGGATAAACTCGGCCGCACTAATTTATAGGAAGGAGGGCTTTTTGAAACGCCTGCAAAATGATATTTCAGTTAATATTTACTGCCTGCTATGGCCTTCACATGAAAGACTTATTAAATAACTATAGCATTCCAAATCTCTGCCTTAGGTTTGCGGAAAAATAGCAGATGAGTTTACGTATGAGGAAGGAAAAGTTTGTTATTCCCATTATGGCGGTGTCGGCGGGTTCTATAGTGGCCAATTTGTATTACAGTCAGCCTATTTTGAATAAAATTGCACAAACCTTTGGAAGACCTGAAAGCCAGGTGGGTAAAATAAGTATGTTGTCACAATTGGGATATGGCGTGGGCATGTTCTTCCTGTTGCCGTTGGGCGATAAGGTAAACCGTAAAAACCTGATTCTTGGGATTTGTGTGTTGCTGATGCTGGCCCTGCTGGTAATGGCGCGGGTTGACAACCTCTCCCTGTTATTATTTACCAGTTTTTTATTGGGGCTTTTTGCTACGCCCACCCAGATCCTGCTGCCCATGGCGGCTATCCTTGGTAAGGAGAACCGGGGCAAAACGGTAGGAAAAGTATTCAGCGGCATTTTGACTGGCATTCTTGGATCAAGAATTATCAGCGGCTGGCTGGCAGACCTTTGGGGATGGCAAAGTGTGTTTGTTTTTTCGGCGGTGCTGGTGTTGATAAGCTGTTTGCTGCTGTATTATTTTTTGCCCGAGATCCCTAAAAAGTTTACCGGGAATTATGTCAATCTGTTAAAGTCAACCCTGCAGTTGGTAAAACAATACAAAACGCTTAGGCAGGCTGCGTTGTTGGGGGCTTTTACCTTTGGCATATTTTGTTCCTTCTGGACCACGCTCACATTCCATTTAAGCGGTGCGCCGTTTCATTATACTGCTGCAGAGATCGGCATGTTTGGGATCATTGCCATTGGTGGCGCACTGGTGGCGCCCACGTTCGGAAAAATGGCCGACAAGGGCAATGTATTCAACAACCTGTTCCTTACTATAGGGATGATCATTGTAAGCCTGATCGGCTTACAATTGTTTCCGGTGTCGGTGGTAGTGTTGTGTTTGGTTATATTTTTCCTTGACATAGGCGTGCAGGCTACGCAGATCACCAACTTTACGCGCATTTACAGTTTAAACGAAGAAGCCCACAGCCGGCTGAATACTGTTTACATGACCACTTATTTTATTGGCGGGGCCATGGGTACTTTTTTCGGGTTGCTTAGCTGGAAGATCGGCGGCTGGAATATGGCGTTGTGGCAAATGTTGCTGTGGAGTATGATAGCGCTGGTGATTATTGTGTTGTCGAGGAAGGGGAAATTGTAATACAATTTATTAGTTGAATCTGATTTTTAATTAACTTAGCTATATGCGGAAGTAGCTCAGTTGGTAGAGTGGATGCTTCCCAAGCCTCAGGTCGCGAGTTCGAATCTCGTCTTCCGCTCAACAAAAAAGACAGTCTTTACGGATTGTCTTTCTTGTTTATTACATTACCACAAAGCTTTTCCCTGATAATAATCAAGGATCTTTGTACGCAACACATAATCGTATTTGGCGATAATGAGGTTTATATTGGCGCGGTCGAGGTTGTTTTTGGCAATAAGATAGTCAACCGAGGTGGCTGCCCCATTATTGAACCGCACTTCAGCCGCCCGGAACGATTCGGCATAGGCCGCCACTTGCTCCTGCAGAGCCTGGTATTTGTTCTTCGCCGCCGTCATATTAAAATAATCCTGTTCTATATTTTGCTTTAACTGTATTTGCCTTGTTTTTGAAGTAAACTCCGCATTCTTAAGATCAATTTTGGCCAGCGCTATCTGGTTCCGGTAACGGAAATTATTAAAGATAGGGATGGAGATACCAATGCCTACATACGTACGATAGTTGTTGCTCAACTGGTCGTAGTACTCGATCTTACGCGAGGAGGAATCACGGGCCGCGCTGGAGTAGGGGGTATAGAATCCGCCACCCAGTCCAACACTCGGAAACAGGTTGCCTCTTGCTGCCTGTACCGCTTTCTCGGCGCTTTTGGTGCGCAGGTCGGCGGCTTTTATAATAGCCAGCTGTTGTAAGGCAAGAGTGAAAATGCTGTCGGTTGTAGTCGTATAATTCATTTCAACCTGGTCGGCGCGCAGCCGCTCCACCTGCAGGTTGCTGTTATAATCTGTATTCATCAATTGCGCCAGGGATAACCGGGCCCCATCGAGCGCATTCTGATTGGTGATGATGCTTACCTTATTATCGGCCAGCAATCCTTTCAGATCGGTAAGATCCGATGGCTTTATGGCTCCCTGTTCGTTCATCAGTTCCAGGCGTTCTACCTGCTTCTGGGCTACTTCGGCCGTTTTTTGCGACTGTTGTAACAGATCGCCGCTGGTAAGTATTTGTAAGTAAGCCAGGATCACGTTCAGCATCAGCTG
The Niastella koreensis GR20-10 genome window above contains:
- a CDS encoding class I SAM-dependent methyltransferase, whose protein sequence is MSESTTMQPTTNPNKALWEKGDFTQIADTMRESGTALIAKLDVKPGMDVLDLGCGDGTTALPAARLGAKVLGVDIARNLVAAANKRIEEAGLTNITVQEGDASNLEGIPDESFDQVQTFFGAMFAPKPNDVAKEMVRVVRNGGRVVMGNWIPNDPTLVAQILKICSAYTPPPPEGFVSPMLWGLEDQVKERFVQAGIAPENISFERDTFIFYALYSPTTFLEKFRMYYGPTMNAFDAAEKNGKANELQRELSALFNSQNRSGNANTTSIPATFLLVKAVK
- the ppk1 gene encoding polyphosphate kinase 1, coding for MEMNIFNDRDLSWLSFNKRVLDETLLDDLKIYDKIKFLAIHSSNLDEFARVRLAALENEAEQSSPEEREMHLKALYDARQEVYNQSLASRKILEQVVLPQLRSHNINLYYGDSTYLQEHYEEMIHIFMSKVLSYLQPVTITSHTNVFLEDRMLYFLVHVNAGRRLNDLKIVLNIPANSLPRFFTLSKVDDKHYIVYLDDIIRIGVQSLFKNFEFKGIYSIKINRNADLHVDDDTEDEADFVEVLQRGLDLRKTGAPSRFQYDASMPETLIKFCHQQFQLEEGEMLPVGHYLSSSDFFRFPNPNGGSLQQANWTPLKHPSLSLYGNYFNAIASQDYLIHFPYQSYDYVLVFFNLAVLDQDVTEIMATFYRVAQDSHIVNALISAAKNGKKVKAFVELKARFDEANNLHWANEMAKAGVEITYSIPGIKVHAKAALIKRRENGKEKKYAFFGTGNFNEKTAAIYSDMGLFTSNPNLCNELESMFQYLYKRQQPAPFKHLLVSQFGSLEKFVQLIDNEIAAAKQGQPSGIIIKVNNLEEEEVINKLYEASRAGVPIKLCVRSICRIKPGVPGLSENIELIRVVGRYLEHSRVFIFHNKGQQDIYLGSADWMKRNLRSRVEVVFPVYDEAIKKQVLDFIAIQFTPATKTQWLSPNLEPMPWEEEVKQYCPQQSFYDYLKNQQSQ
- a CDS encoding MFS transporter; protein product: MSLRMRKEKFVIPIMAVSAGSIVANLYYSQPILNKIAQTFGRPESQVGKISMLSQLGYGVGMFFLLPLGDKVNRKNLILGICVLLMLALLVMARVDNLSLLLFTSFLLGLFATPTQILLPMAAILGKENRGKTVGKVFSGILTGILGSRIISGWLADLWGWQSVFVFSAVLVLISCLLLYYFLPEIPKKFTGNYVNLLKSTLQLVKQYKTLRQAALLGAFTFGIFCSFWTTLTFHLSGAPFHYTAAEIGMFGIIAIGGALVAPTFGKMADKGNVFNNLFLTIGMIIVSLIGLQLFPVSVVVLCLVIFFLDIGVQATQITNFTRIYSLNEEAHSRLNTVYMTTYFIGGAMGTFFGLLSWKIGGWNMALWQMLLWSMIALVIIVLSRKGKL
- a CDS encoding TolC family protein — encoded protein: MLLRKTFLVLSIAMSMNMDGRSQSITGRPLSLQECVQAAWDNNLDVKQGNFSMERAAVTWRQSKANLLPNVGGEIDHTLNQGRSIDLSTNSYVNQQVTSGSYQVSANVTLFNGLRLMNTLKSSQYAYEASKMELQTSKDQLMLNVILAYLQILTSGDLLQQSQKTAEVAQKQVERLELMNEQGAIKPSDLTDLKGLLADNKVSIITNQNALDGARLSLAQLMNTDYNSNLQVERLRADQVEMNYTTTTDSIFTLALQQLAIIKAADLRTKSAEKAVQAARGNLFPSVGLGGGFYTPYSSAARDSSSRKIEYYDQLSNNYRTYVGIGISIPIFNNFRYRNQIALAKIDLKNAEFTSKTRQIQLKQNIEQDYFNMTAAKNKYQALQEQVAAYAESFRAAEVRFNNGAATSVDYLIAKNNLDRANINLIIAKYDYVLRTKILDYYQGKALW